A stretch of the Duncaniella dubosii genome encodes the following:
- the secA gene encoding preprotein translocase subunit SecA has protein sequence MSFQSFLTKIFGNKSTRDLKEIEPIVKKIEALEPEVKQLTIDQLRERIDNVRADISQAISAEKEENERLRIEVEELPFDQRQPVWDKIDRNEKTMLDTIEDKLNEHLPEVFAVVRETAARFAANETIVVKATQLDRELAAQGRDFVSIDGDNAIWKNHWLAGGNEMKWDMIHYRVQLIGGIVLHQGKIAEMATGEGKTLVATLPVFLRSLSGRGVHVVTVNDYLSKRDSEWMGPLYMFHGSTVDCIDKHQPNTAARRAAYNCDITFGTNNEFGFDYLRDNMAMSPADMVQRKHYYAIVDEVDSVLIDDARTPLIISGPVPKGDDQLFDEYRPNVEKVVEAQRKLVTKILAEAKTKIASDDKETKKEGALLLYRAFKGLPKNGALIKFLSQEGMKNLMLETEAYYLQDNKREMPKVTDPLYFVIDEKNRSVELTDKGIDELTGKTGDPQFFVLPDIASQLSETEHIENLAERQQRKDELMQDYAVKAERVHTVTQLLKAYTLFEKDVEYVIDEGKIKIVDEQTGRIMEGRRYSDGLHQAIEAKEHVKVEAATQTFATITLQNYFRMYHKLAGMTGTAETEAGEFWDIYRLDVVTIPTNRPIARIDMNDRVYKTKKEKYAAVIDEIQDLVSKGRPVLVGTTSVEISELLSRMLTMRHIPHNVLNAKLHQKEAEIVAHAGRKGMVTIATNMAGRGTDIKLTPEVKEAGGLAIIGTERHESRRVDRQLRGRSGRQGDPGSSVFYVSFEDQLMRLFATDRVMKMLDTLGLEEGERIESSMVTNAIGNAQKRVEENNFGIRKRLLEYDDVMNKQRTYIYNRRHHALLGERIGIDIANMIWDVIENFVNNYGPADYQDLALELFRVLTIEAPFTEEEYRNMSKEDAVEKIHTAAQEAFDRKSQRILEVAQPVIVDCVENRGFKGRIAVPMTDGKRFFNLVVDIDEAYRTGCKSIVKEWHKAVLLVTIDELWKEHLRELDQLRQSVQNASYEQKDPLVIYKVESFHLFEAMLNNLNVKTMSTLMRGQIYVQQAPPQPSRPQQPATEPETVETAEENAEAANNPVKQPEPQQQEAPKPQPKVERAMPERPNDYSKYQTSRENLPGENAQRAAAQGASQQQVTQPVKSGPRINRNDPCPCGSGKKYKNCHGKGL, from the coding sequence ATGTCATTTCAATCATTCCTCACAAAGATTTTCGGAAACAAGTCGACCCGAGACCTAAAGGAAATCGAACCCATCGTGAAGAAAATCGAGGCTCTTGAGCCTGAGGTCAAGCAACTCACTATAGATCAGCTCCGCGAGCGCATCGACAATGTGCGTGCGGACATCAGTCAGGCAATTTCCGCTGAAAAAGAAGAAAACGAACGCCTTCGCATTGAAGTCGAAGAGCTTCCTTTCGACCAGCGTCAGCCGGTCTGGGACAAGATCGACCGCAATGAGAAGACCATGCTTGACACTATCGAGGATAAACTTAATGAGCATCTTCCCGAAGTGTTTGCTGTCGTTCGTGAAACCGCAGCCCGTTTTGCAGCCAATGAGACTATCGTGGTAAAAGCTACACAGCTTGACCGTGAGCTTGCGGCACAGGGCCGTGATTTTGTGAGCATTGACGGAGACAATGCCATCTGGAAAAATCATTGGCTTGCCGGTGGCAATGAGATGAAGTGGGACATGATTCACTATCGTGTGCAGCTCATCGGCGGTATCGTGCTTCATCAGGGTAAGATTGCCGAGATGGCTACCGGCGAGGGTAAGACCCTCGTGGCTACGCTGCCGGTATTCCTCCGCTCGCTTTCAGGACGCGGTGTGCATGTTGTGACAGTCAACGACTACCTCTCGAAGCGTGATTCCGAGTGGATGGGACCGCTGTACATGTTCCACGGTTCGACTGTCGATTGCATTGACAAGCACCAGCCCAACACTGCTGCCCGTCGTGCGGCCTACAACTGCGACATCACTTTCGGTACGAACAACGAATTCGGTTTCGACTATCTTCGTGACAACATGGCGATGTCGCCTGCCGATATGGTGCAGCGCAAGCATTACTATGCGATTGTCGATGAGGTCGACTCAGTGCTTATCGACGATGCCCGTACACCGCTCATCATCTCAGGTCCGGTTCCCAAGGGTGACGACCAGCTGTTTGACGAATACCGTCCGAATGTTGAGAAGGTTGTTGAAGCCCAGCGCAAGCTTGTCACCAAGATTCTTGCCGAGGCCAAGACCAAAATCGCTTCAGACGATAAGGAGACAAAGAAGGAAGGGGCATTGCTGCTCTACCGTGCGTTCAAAGGTCTGCCAAAGAACGGCGCGCTCATCAAGTTCCTCTCTCAGGAGGGAATGAAGAATCTCATGCTTGAAACAGAAGCATATTACCTTCAGGACAACAAGCGTGAGATGCCAAAGGTGACCGATCCGCTGTATTTCGTTATTGATGAGAAAAACCGTAGCGTCGAGCTTACCGACAAGGGTATTGACGAGCTTACCGGCAAGACCGGCGATCCGCAGTTCTTCGTGCTTCCTGACATCGCATCTCAGCTTTCGGAAACGGAACATATCGAAAATCTTGCCGAGCGTCAGCAGCGCAAGGATGAGCTTATGCAGGATTATGCAGTGAAGGCTGAACGTGTCCACACTGTCACTCAGCTTCTCAAGGCTTACACCCTTTTTGAAAAGGATGTCGAATATGTGATTGACGAAGGCAAAATCAAGATTGTCGATGAGCAGACAGGCCGTATAATGGAAGGTCGCCGTTACAGCGACGGTCTCCATCAGGCTATCGAAGCCAAGGAACATGTTAAGGTTGAAGCTGCGACACAGACATTCGCTACGATTACTCTTCAGAATTATTTCCGTATGTATCACAAGCTTGCCGGTATGACCGGTACGGCAGAGACAGAAGCCGGAGAATTCTGGGATATATATAGGCTTGATGTGGTGACAATCCCGACCAACCGTCCGATTGCCCGCATAGACATGAACGACCGTGTCTACAAGACCAAGAAAGAAAAATATGCAGCGGTGATTGATGAGATTCAGGATCTCGTTTCGAAGGGACGTCCCGTGCTCGTCGGTACGACATCTGTTGAAATCTCGGAGCTTCTCAGCCGTATGCTTACCATGCGTCACATTCCACACAATGTCCTTAATGCCAAGCTCCATCAGAAAGAAGCGGAAATCGTGGCTCATGCAGGACGCAAGGGTATGGTGACAATCGCGACAAACATGGCCGGCCGTGGTACGGACATCAAGCTTACTCCTGAAGTCAAGGAGGCCGGCGGTCTTGCCATCATCGGTACAGAGCGTCATGAATCGCGTCGTGTCGACCGTCAGCTCCGCGGACGTTCCGGCCGTCAGGGCGACCCGGGATCTTCCGTGTTCTATGTCTCTTTCGAGGACCAGCTCATGCGTCTCTTCGCTACTGACCGCGTAATGAAGATGCTCGACACCCTCGGTCTTGAAGAAGGAGAGCGCATAGAAAGCTCGATGGTCACCAACGCAATCGGAAATGCCCAGAAGCGTGTCGAGGAAAACAACTTCGGTATACGTAAACGTCTGCTTGAATATGACGACGTTATGAACAAGCAGCGTACATATATCTATAACCGCCGTCACCATGCTCTTCTTGGCGAACGCATCGGTATCGACATCGCGAATATGATTTGGGATGTCATCGAGAATTTCGTTAATAACTACGGCCCGGCCGATTATCAGGATCTTGCTCTTGAACTTTTCCGAGTGCTCACGATTGAAGCTCCTTTCACAGAGGAAGAATACCGCAACATGTCGAAAGAGGATGCTGTCGAAAAGATCCATACAGCAGCTCAGGAGGCATTTGACCGCAAGAGCCAGCGCATCCTTGAGGTTGCTCAGCCGGTGATTGTCGACTGTGTTGAAAACCGTGGATTCAAGGGGCGTATCGCTGTCCCGATGACTGATGGCAAGCGCTTCTTCAATCTCGTTGTCGATATCGACGAGGCTTACAGAACCGGTTGCAAGTCTATAGTCAAGGAATGGCATAAAGCCGTCCTGCTCGTGACTATCGACGAACTCTGGAAGGAACATCTCCGTGAACTCGACCAGTTGCGTCAGAGCGTGCAGAATGCGTCATACGAACAGAAAGACCCGCTTGTGATTTACAAGGTTGAGTCGTTCCATCTCTTTGAGGCGATGCTCAACAATCTGAATGTAAAGACCATGTCGACTCTCATGCGCGGTCAGATCTACGTACAGCAGGCTCCTCCCCAGCCGTCTCGTCCCCAGCAGCCGGCTACTGAACCTGAAACCGTAGAAACGGCCGAAGAAAATGCAGAGGCAGCTAATAATCCCGTTAAGCAGCCTGAGCCTCAGCAGCAGGAAGCACCGAAACCTCAGCCAAAGGTGGAACGCGCGATGCCTGAGCGTCCAAACGATTATTCGAAGTATCAGACTTCGCGTGAGAATCTTCCGGGTGAGAATGCGCAGCGTGCGGCAGCTCAGGGTGCGAGTCAGCAGCAGGTGACACAACCGGTCAAATCCGGCCCGCGTATAAACCGCAATGATCCCTGCCCCTGCGGTTCAGGAAAGAAATATAAGAACTGTCATGGCAAGGGTCTGTAA
- the porN gene encoding type IX secretion system ring subunit PorN/GldN: protein MKKYLLTAIAIFISASVFAQESSSSSVVRRRTADDRNTAKTNTGVTQRMQQHFDSSPVSDSELQWMRVIYRQIDLMKDENAALYYPDEPVDGQENLFRIILGRMANNELTGYEYLDGREMFTDNYKVNMRDVLDRFHIIYSDAKGSTERNPKFIIEEADVPSSEVLSYYVIERWEFDKRNNRMRTRIEAVCPVLHRAGDFGGEAVKYPMFWVKYDDLRPYLTTHNIFTNDDNNLATCTYDDYFQLNLYKGDIYKTRNLKNRSLMQLHPDPDELAHAQDSIQKRLDSFEDKLWVPSLEELAARREAAEKAELAAAGETPATKEVSESSSTKTTIRSARSKRGTTKSSSPKTKPAKVKKAKAPKASSSSAVRSVRNRRR, encoded by the coding sequence ATGAAGAAATATCTTCTTACAGCCATAGCAATTTTTATCTCGGCTTCTGTTTTCGCACAGGAATCGAGTTCGAGCAGTGTTGTCCGCCGTCGCACGGCCGACGACCGCAACACGGCCAAAACAAATACCGGCGTGACACAACGCATGCAGCAGCATTTTGACTCTTCGCCTGTCAGTGATTCGGAACTGCAGTGGATGCGCGTGATATATCGGCAGATTGATCTGATGAAAGATGAAAATGCGGCTCTCTATTATCCCGATGAGCCTGTCGACGGTCAGGAGAACCTTTTCAGAATCATCCTCGGCCGTATGGCAAACAATGAGCTTACAGGCTATGAATACCTCGACGGTCGCGAAATGTTTACCGATAACTATAAAGTGAACATGCGTGATGTCCTTGACCGCTTCCACATAATCTATAGTGATGCAAAAGGATCTACCGAACGCAATCCGAAATTCATAATCGAGGAAGCAGACGTTCCTTCGTCAGAAGTCCTCTCCTACTATGTGATTGAACGTTGGGAATTCGACAAACGCAACAACCGCATGCGGACACGCATAGAGGCCGTATGTCCTGTCCTTCACCGTGCGGGAGATTTCGGAGGTGAAGCTGTGAAATATCCAATGTTCTGGGTGAAATATGATGACCTCAGACCCTATCTGACCACCCACAACATTTTCACCAATGATGACAATAATCTTGCCACCTGTACCTACGATGACTACTTCCAGCTCAATCTGTATAAAGGCGACATCTATAAGACACGAAACTTGAAGAACCGGTCACTGATGCAGCTCCATCCGGATCCTGACGAACTCGCACACGCTCAGGACAGCATCCAGAAGCGCCTTGACAGTTTCGAGGACAAACTGTGGGTTCCTTCACTTGAAGAGCTTGCAGCACGTCGTGAGGCAGCCGAAAAAGCCGAACTCGCTGCTGCCGGAGAGACACCCGCGACTAAAGAAGTCAGCGAATCATCCTCCACAAAAACGACAATACGCTCAGCCCGCTCAAAACGAGGAACAACCAAATCATCCTCGCCCAAAACCAAACCGGCAAAAGTGAAAAAAGCCAAAGCGCCAAAGGCATCCTCGTCAAGTGCGGTACGCTCTGTCCGCAATCGCCGGAGATAA
- the porK gene encoding T9SS ring complex lipoprotein PorK/GldK, with product MKKILHILFALILLSAVVSCATGPRSSMGGEVTGVGGTSWTEPTPYGMVLVSRGSVKMGPSKADSLWNLEADPRGVSVDAFWMDETEITNSKYKQFVFWVRDSIIRERLADPAYGGNEEFKIEEDREGNPVTPHLNWAKAIPWRNANEDEQRAIESLYRTNPITGVRELDPEQLNYRYEVYNHTEAAKRKHRLNPARREYNTDKPVPTATPLISKDTAYINDEGEIIRETITRGLTGDFDFVNTYIVNVYPDTTAWINDFDNAYNEPYVRLYFSHGGYNEYPVVGVSWEQATAFANWRTDFLRRSLGREGVYVEPYRLPTEAEWEYAARAGKSENMYPWDGDLPLTEDQGCFYANFKPQEGNFVQDGQLITSRVGTYSPNDFGLYDMAGNVSEWTSTAFTESVGKLTSDLNPEYRYNAAQEDPYRMKRKIVRGGSWKDVAHNIRSDIRMWEYQNEQRSYIGFRCVRSQIGFAKGTKARK from the coding sequence ATGAAAAAAATACTCCACATACTTTTCGCTCTGATTCTTCTCTCCGCTGTCGTCTCATGCGCTACAGGTCCACGTAGCTCTATGGGAGGCGAAGTTACAGGAGTGGGAGGAACTTCATGGACAGAACCCACACCCTACGGTATGGTTCTCGTGTCGAGAGGATCTGTGAAGATGGGTCCCTCTAAAGCCGATTCGCTATGGAATCTCGAAGCTGACCCGCGAGGCGTGTCGGTCGACGCTTTCTGGATGGACGAAACGGAAATCACAAATTCAAAGTACAAACAGTTTGTCTTCTGGGTACGTGATTCCATCATCCGTGAACGCCTTGCCGATCCGGCCTACGGAGGCAACGAAGAGTTCAAGATTGAAGAAGACCGTGAAGGAAATCCCGTGACACCACATCTCAACTGGGCAAAAGCAATTCCTTGGCGCAATGCCAACGAGGACGAGCAGCGTGCGATTGAGAGTCTCTACCGCACCAATCCCATCACAGGTGTGCGCGAGCTTGACCCGGAACAGCTCAACTATCGTTACGAAGTCTATAACCATACTGAGGCCGCAAAACGCAAACATCGTCTTAACCCGGCCCGTCGCGAATACAATACCGACAAACCCGTACCCACAGCTACTCCGCTTATCTCAAAAGATACCGCCTACATCAACGATGAAGGCGAAATCATCCGAGAGACCATAACCCGCGGACTTACCGGCGATTTTGATTTTGTCAATACCTACATTGTCAATGTCTATCCCGACACTACAGCATGGATCAATGACTTCGACAACGCCTACAACGAACCCTATGTACGTCTCTATTTCTCTCATGGAGGCTACAATGAATATCCCGTGGTCGGAGTAAGCTGGGAGCAGGCCACTGCCTTTGCAAACTGGCGCACAGACTTCCTCCGCCGTTCTCTCGGTCGCGAAGGTGTCTATGTCGAACCATACCGTCTCCCGACAGAGGCTGAGTGGGAGTATGCTGCCCGAGCCGGCAAAAGCGAGAACATGTATCCTTGGGACGGCGACCTGCCGTTGACTGAAGACCAAGGGTGTTTCTATGCCAATTTCAAGCCACAGGAAGGTAATTTCGTTCAGGACGGACAGCTGATAACATCACGTGTCGGGACATATTCTCCAAACGACTTCGGATTGTATGACATGGCCGGAAATGTCAGCGAATGGACTTCAACCGCTTTCACCGAAAGTGTCGGCAAACTGACAAGCGATCTCAACCCAGAGTACCGTTACAATGCCGCACAGGAAGACCCTTACCGCATGAAGCGCAAAATCGTGCGCGGAGGCTCTTGGAAAGATGTCGCCCACAATATCCGTTCCGACATCCGCATGTGGGAATACCAGAACGAGCAGCGTTCCTATATCGGATTCCGTTGCGTACGCTCTCAAATCGGTTTTGCCAAAGGCACTAAAGCAAGAAAATAA
- the porL gene encoding type IX secretion system motor protein PorL/GldL has translation MTKDNFRNKIETIMTWEGGQRLFNFAYSIGAAIVILGALFKILHLSGGNTLLCIGMGTEVLMFILTAFDRPPKEYHWENVFPELDGHETERETIVGGRTNTISTPSAGNQATVSGSVNGSVGIPSSVNLSEEDRLSLSESIHRMSAAAEQLSKMAELTTATQEYLSQMSAISAQMEQLRQTTEALNSVSAVLLESYRAVTENSASITENSRGYIERMGDLNRNLGGLNTIYEIQLKSVSTQLDSIDRVNRGIKDIRDMYEKSASQSARYCEETEKMARYMQQLNNVYEKMLHAMTVNMYRPMMSDIPGAQSSGSVN, from the coding sequence ATGACCAAAGATAATTTCAGAAACAAGATAGAGACCATCATGACATGGGAAGGAGGCCAGCGTCTCTTTAATTTCGCATACAGTATCGGTGCGGCCATCGTCATTCTGGGTGCTCTTTTCAAAATCCTCCATCTTTCAGGAGGCAATACACTCCTTTGCATCGGTATGGGTACGGAAGTACTCATGTTTATCCTGACTGCATTCGACAGACCTCCTAAAGAATATCATTGGGAAAATGTATTTCCCGAACTCGACGGACATGAAACCGAACGTGAAACCATAGTCGGAGGACGTACCAACACCATAAGCACACCCTCAGCCGGCAATCAGGCCACAGTCTCAGGCTCAGTCAACGGATCTGTCGGAATCCCCTCATCAGTGAATCTTTCCGAAGAAGATCGTCTTTCACTATCTGAAAGCATACACCGCATGTCGGCCGCAGCCGAGCAACTTTCAAAAATGGCGGAACTCACCACCGCGACACAGGAATATCTCTCTCAGATGTCTGCTATTTCCGCTCAGATGGAACAGCTCAGACAGACAACAGAAGCTCTCAATTCCGTGTCTGCCGTTCTCCTTGAAAGCTACCGCGCTGTGACAGAAAACTCGGCATCTATCACTGAGAATTCCCGTGGCTACATCGAACGCATGGGCGACCTCAACCGCAATCTCGGAGGACTCAACACCATCTACGAAATTCAGCTCAAGAGCGTGTCGACCCAGCTCGACTCAATCGACCGCGTGAATCGTGGCATCAAAGACATCCGCGACATGTATGAGAAGAGCGCTTCACAGAGCGCACGCTACTGCGAGGAGACTGAAAAGATGGCCCGCTATATGCAGCAGCTCAACAACGTCTATGAAAAGATGCTCCATGCGATGACCGTCAATATGTACAGACCCATGATGAGCGACATTCCCGGTGCGCAATCATCAGGCTCAGTCAACTGA
- a CDS encoding outer membrane protein assembly factor BamD has product MKKILALLLIVASLASVSCTKRVEGILRENPDEITQQEALKLMDCFNKEFEKAQALYKEGDKAGLETYFKTPEWQLAERCHSKLLQVTPEIATNIRVAEMEFKFIEFVNGVIRMGIPLRELPEE; this is encoded by the coding sequence ATGAAAAAAATACTTGCTTTATTGCTTATTGTAGCATCGCTGGCTTCAGTTTCTTGTACAAAACGGGTGGAGGGTATATTGCGTGAAAATCCCGATGAAATAACGCAGCAGGAAGCTCTTAAACTTATGGATTGTTTCAACAAGGAGTTTGAGAAGGCACAGGCGTTGTATAAGGAAGGGGACAAAGCAGGCCTTGAGACTTACTTCAAGACCCCGGAATGGCAATTGGCAGAGCGTTGCCATTCAAAACTGTTGCAGGTGACACCTGAAATCGCGACAAATATCAGAGTCGCGGAAATGGAATTCAAATTTATTGAATTTGTCAATGGAGTGATACGAATGGGTATACCTCTCAGGGAATTGCCGGAAGAATAA